A region of Chitinophaga flava DNA encodes the following proteins:
- a CDS encoding MBL fold metallo-hydrolase has product MEINKNDLVYIKPNLAIEPLVDNWYAWPHLISPATAAMNIKERHLKIMQSYVQSPMIHAAAVKSPKMLGGPFIDYDGKRVEEIQGLINNTESKCADLLGLRDDILALHELLKKEAKGYSLTSLYPRIPERLQGLVELVYDVNNQPSFRFFEPLLYQTNYYNESLQSFNLFLVQDDDSRSFVLSTPKLPDDHILRVNLPLKSEEIDILFSMAHTPRLFGEIMNLFYIEPGKEALFQSFFTTEAPRKYVRYTGDGILTRYFGHACILTETKSTSILVDPLVSYGYESDISRFSFDDLPEEIDYVLITHNHQDHILFETLLRIRSKIRHIIVPRCNGGSLQDPSLKLMFQQLGFQNIIELGEMETIEFEDCSITGLPFIGEHCDLDVRSKLCHHVKFKDGWKMLFAADSCNVSPRLYERIHEAIGDIDVIFLGMECEGAPLSWLYGPLMPEPLARDKDESRRLAGCNFEQSRAIIDVFNPKNVFVYAMGMEPWLKYISSIKYTDESKPIVESNRLLEYCRERGMDPERLFGEKIIEYSATAVTA; this is encoded by the coding sequence ATGGAAATCAATAAGAACGACCTCGTTTACATTAAGCCCAACCTCGCCATTGAACCGCTGGTAGATAACTGGTATGCCTGGCCTCACCTGATTTCACCTGCAACGGCAGCAATGAATATCAAGGAAAGACATCTCAAAATCATGCAGTCGTATGTACAAAGTCCTATGATCCACGCTGCAGCCGTGAAAAGCCCCAAGATGCTGGGAGGCCCCTTTATTGACTACGATGGAAAAAGGGTGGAGGAGATCCAGGGGCTGATCAACAATACCGAAAGTAAATGTGCAGATTTACTGGGATTGCGCGACGATATTCTGGCCCTGCATGAACTGCTGAAGAAAGAAGCGAAGGGATATTCCCTGACCAGCTTATATCCGCGCATACCGGAACGATTGCAGGGATTGGTGGAACTGGTGTATGATGTGAATAATCAACCCTCCTTCCGCTTCTTTGAACCTTTGTTGTACCAGACGAACTATTACAATGAATCCCTGCAGAGTTTCAACCTGTTCCTTGTGCAGGATGATGATTCCCGTTCTTTTGTACTGAGTACGCCCAAGTTGCCGGATGACCATATCCTGCGGGTGAACCTGCCTCTCAAAAGTGAGGAAATTGATATTCTCTTCAGCATGGCGCATACCCCACGCTTATTTGGAGAGATTATGAATTTGTTTTATATTGAGCCTGGTAAGGAAGCTTTGTTTCAAAGTTTTTTTACTACCGAAGCGCCCCGGAAATATGTGAGGTATACAGGAGATGGCATATTGACCCGCTACTTTGGGCACGCATGCATATTAACTGAAACCAAAAGCACTTCTATTCTGGTTGACCCGCTTGTGAGCTATGGCTATGAATCAGACATATCCCGTTTTTCGTTTGATGACCTCCCCGAAGAAATAGATTATGTATTGATCACTCATAACCACCAGGATCATATTCTCTTTGAAACATTATTGCGTATCCGTTCCAAGATCAGGCATATTATCGTTCCACGATGCAATGGCGGGTCCCTGCAGGATCCAAGCCTGAAACTGATGTTTCAGCAACTGGGCTTCCAGAATATTATTGAGCTGGGAGAAATGGAAACCATTGAATTTGAGGATTGTTCCATTACCGGATTACCCTTTATCGGGGAGCATTGTGACCTGGATGTGAGAAGTAAGCTTTGTCATCACGTGAAATTCAAGGATGGCTGGAAAATGTTGTTTGCGGCAGATTCCTGTAATGTTTCCCCCCGTCTGTATGAACGTATTCACGAGGCCATCGGCGACATTGATGTGATCTTCCTCGGTATGGAATGTGAAGGCGCTCCTTTGTCCTGGTTGTACGGACCGCTGATGCCGGAGCCGCTGGCGCGTGACAAAGACGAATCCCGCCGCCTGGCCGGTTGCAACTTTGAGCAGTCCAGGGCGATCATTGATGTGTTTAATCCGAAAAACGTGTTTGTATATGCGATGGGTATGGAACCCTGGCTGAAATACATCAGCTCCATCAAATATACCGATGAGTCGAAACCGATCGTGGAATCAAACCGGTTGCTGGAATATTGCAGGGAAAGAGGTATGGACCCTGAACGGCTTTTTGGAGAAAAAATAATCGAATACAGTGCAACGGCTGTAACTGCCTGA